The following proteins are co-located in the Mesorhizobium sp. M1E.F.Ca.ET.045.02.1.1 genome:
- the fumC gene encoding class II fumarate hydratase codes for MSAEKTRTETDTFGPIEVAADRYWGAQAQRSLGNFRIGWEKQPASIVRALGVIKRAAAEVNMEMKRLDPAVGKAIVEAAQEVIDGKLNDHFPLVVWQTGSGTQSNMNANEVISNRAIEMLGGVMGSKKPVHPNDHVNMSQSSNDTYPTAMHIACAERIVHDLIPALHHLHKALAAKARAFNHIIKIGRTHTQDATPLTLGQEFSGYAAQVVSSIKRIEMTLPGLQELAQGGTAVGTGLNAPVGFAEKVADRIASITGISFVTAPNKFEALAAHDSMVFSHGAINAAAAALFKIANDIRFLGSGPRSGLGELSLPENEPGSSIMPGKVNPTQCEAMTQVCVQVFGNNAALTFAGSQGHFELNVYNPLMAYNFLQSVQLLADASVSFTDNCVVGIEAREDNIKAALERSLMLVTALAPTIGYDNAAKIAKTAHKNGTTLREEALATGLVSEADYDRLVRPEDMTHPG; via the coding sequence GTGAGCGCTGAAAAGACCAGAACCGAAACCGATACATTCGGTCCCATCGAGGTGGCGGCCGACCGCTACTGGGGCGCGCAGGCGCAGCGTTCGCTGGGCAATTTCAGAATAGGCTGGGAAAAGCAGCCGGCCTCGATCGTGCGGGCGCTGGGCGTCATCAAGCGCGCCGCGGCAGAGGTCAACATGGAGATGAAGCGGCTGGATCCAGCCGTCGGCAAGGCGATCGTCGAGGCGGCGCAGGAAGTCATCGACGGCAAGCTCAACGACCACTTCCCGCTCGTCGTCTGGCAGACGGGCTCCGGTACGCAGTCCAACATGAACGCCAATGAGGTGATCTCAAACCGGGCGATCGAAATGCTCGGCGGCGTGATGGGCTCGAAGAAGCCGGTGCACCCCAACGACCACGTCAATATGAGCCAGTCGTCGAACGACACCTATCCGACGGCCATGCACATCGCCTGCGCCGAGCGGATCGTGCACGACCTGATCCCCGCGCTGCACCATCTGCACAAGGCGCTTGCCGCCAAAGCCCGCGCCTTCAACCACATCATCAAGATCGGCCGCACCCACACGCAGGACGCCACTCCCCTCACCCTCGGCCAGGAATTCTCCGGCTATGCCGCGCAGGTCGTCTCGTCGATCAAGCGCATCGAGATGACGCTGCCCGGCCTGCAGGAGCTGGCGCAGGGCGGCACCGCCGTCGGCACCGGTCTCAACGCGCCGGTCGGCTTCGCGGAAAAGGTGGCGGACCGCATCGCTTCGATCACCGGCATTTCCTTCGTCACCGCGCCGAACAAGTTCGAGGCGCTCGCCGCGCACGATTCCATGGTGTTCTCGCATGGCGCGATCAACGCGGCGGCGGCCGCGCTGTTCAAGATCGCCAACGACATCCGCTTTCTCGGCTCCGGCCCGCGCTCGGGCCTCGGCGAGCTCTCGCTGCCGGAAAACGAGCCGGGCTCTTCGATCATGCCGGGCAAGGTCAACCCGACCCAGTGCGAGGCGATGACGCAGGTCTGCGTGCAGGTGTTCGGCAACAACGCCGCGCTCACCTTCGCCGGCAGCCAGGGCCATTTCGAGCTCAATGTCTACAATCCGCTGATGGCCTATAATTTCCTGCAGTCGGTGCAACTGCTCGCGGACGCTTCCGTGTCCTTCACCGACAATTGCGTGGTCGGCATCGAGGCCCGGGAAGACAACATCAAGGCCGCGCTCGAGCGCTCGCTGATGCTGGTGACGGCGCTCGCCCCCACCATCGGCTACGACAACGCCGCCAAGATCGCCAAGACCGCGCACAAGAACGGCACCACGCTGCGCGAGGAGGCTCTGGCCACCGGACTGGTCAGCGAAGCCGACTACGACCGGCTGGTGCGGCCGGAGGACATGACGCATCCGGGGTGA
- the choX gene encoding choline ABC transporter substrate-binding protein — MLRMLANGVCVAALMLTSQAARAAEAEDCKVVRMAEPGWNDLAFTTGVAKVLLQALGYEPQSEVLGINVIYEGMKNKDLDLFLGYWDPAMVTYYEPYKKDGSIENVRVNLVGAKYTFAVPTYVWEAGVKDLSDLHKFADRFGKKMYGIEPGSNQLMMDAIADPQFHLDGWQVVESSEAGMLSEVGYEIKEKQFIVFQGWAPHPMNTMYDFKYLTGGDKFFGPNFGAATVTTQVRKGYLQQCPNVAQLLKNLAFDIDMENVGMGYLINDGMKPEEGALKSITLHKDRLDGWLAGVTTFDGKPGLAAVKEKLGL; from the coding sequence ATGTTGCGTATGCTTGCGAATGGCGTCTGTGTCGCGGCCCTGATGCTGACTTCCCAGGCCGCCAGGGCCGCCGAAGCCGAGGACTGCAAAGTGGTCCGCATGGCGGAGCCCGGCTGGAACGATCTCGCCTTCACCACGGGCGTGGCCAAGGTGCTGCTCCAGGCGCTCGGCTACGAGCCGCAGAGCGAGGTGCTCGGCATCAACGTCATCTACGAGGGCATGAAGAACAAAGACCTCGACCTGTTCCTCGGCTACTGGGACCCGGCGATGGTCACTTATTACGAGCCTTACAAGAAGGACGGCTCGATCGAGAACGTGCGCGTCAATCTGGTCGGCGCCAAATACACCTTCGCCGTGCCGACCTATGTCTGGGAAGCCGGCGTCAAGGATCTCTCCGACCTGCACAAATTCGCCGACAGGTTCGGCAAGAAGATGTACGGCATCGAGCCCGGCTCCAACCAACTGATGATGGACGCCATCGCCGATCCTCAGTTCCATCTCGACGGCTGGCAGGTGGTCGAGTCGAGCGAAGCCGGCATGCTCTCGGAAGTCGGCTACGAGATCAAGGAGAAGCAGTTCATCGTCTTCCAGGGCTGGGCGCCGCATCCGATGAACACGATGTACGATTTCAAGTACCTGACCGGCGGCGACAAGTTCTTCGGCCCGAATTTCGGCGCCGCCACCGTGACGACGCAGGTGCGCAAGGGCTATCTGCAGCAATGCCCGAACGTCGCGCAGCTCCTGAAGAACCTTGCCTTCGACATCGATATGGAAAATGTCGGCATGGGCTACCTCATCAATGATGGCATGAAGCCGGAGGAGGGGGCGCTGAAGTCGATTACCTTGCACAAGGATCGCCTCGATGGGTGGCTGGCCGGCGTCACCACCTTCGACGGCAAACCCGGCCTTGCCGCGGTCAAGGAAAAGCTCGGACTGTGA
- a CDS encoding sulfocyanin-like copper-binding protein, translated as MVSSAALSLAAVVAMAGAAQAASTVQVSLWDKGANTPMTTGFAYGTPNLDMSKATMGMTAKPATVKAGKITFKVKNSSKDTIHEMIVMYRADPKDPLPYIAAENRVDEDKAGDKGEVAELDPGASGTLTVNLKPGKYVLICNVPGHFATGMWTEFTVKP; from the coding sequence ATGGTAAGCAGTGCGGCACTGTCGCTTGCCGCGGTTGTTGCGATGGCTGGTGCCGCTCAGGCTGCCAGCACTGTTCAGGTTTCGTTGTGGGACAAAGGGGCGAACACGCCCATGACCACCGGCTTCGCCTATGGAACGCCAAATCTCGACATGTCGAAGGCAACCATGGGGATGACGGCCAAGCCCGCGACGGTGAAGGCCGGCAAGATCACGTTCAAGGTGAAGAACAGTTCCAAGGATACTATCCACGAAATGATCGTGATGTATCGAGCGGATCCCAAGGACCCGCTTCCCTACATTGCTGCCGAGAACCGGGTCGATGAGGACAAGGCCGGCGACAAGGGAGAGGTTGCGGAACTCGACCCTGGCGCTTCGGGCACGCTTACCGTAAACCTGAAACCTGGCAAATACGTGCTCATCTGCAATGTCCCGGGTCACTTCGCGACGGGCATGTGGACAGAGTTCACCGTCAAGCCGTAG
- a CDS encoding LysR family transcriptional regulator — MNLNALDLNLVRVLDALLREKSATRAGEQIGLSQPAVSAALNRLRHALNDQLFVRRGNDMVPTPRAESLAEPVRAALREIERAFQPTTAFDPARLQRTFTFMGADFFSMLLMPPFAARIAAIAPRVSFRFLDSASGDVSKLLQEDQIDVALERPLDVAEWVSSVPLFGSPFAIIAAKDNPALRHAGIAEGEEVPLDLFCELPHALRSVDGSMSGFTDDALGRMGRTRQVTLALPHFQAVALAVASGSYLAAVPRQFAAVAAKSLPLGIYRAPISIRSPAVRMYWHARRDDEAPHRWIREQILDEIEALGFRNLDNEVGD; from the coding sequence ATGAATTTGAATGCGCTGGATCTCAATCTGGTAAGAGTGCTCGACGCGCTTTTGCGCGAGAAAAGCGCGACGCGCGCCGGCGAGCAGATCGGCCTCAGCCAGCCCGCCGTGAGCGCCGCGCTCAACCGCCTGCGCCACGCGCTCAACGACCAGCTCTTCGTGCGGCGCGGCAACGACATGGTGCCCACGCCGCGCGCCGAAAGCCTGGCCGAACCGGTGCGCGCGGCGCTGCGCGAGATCGAGCGAGCCTTCCAGCCCACGACGGCCTTCGACCCGGCGAGACTGCAACGGACCTTCACCTTCATGGGCGCGGATTTCTTTTCCATGCTCTTGATGCCGCCCTTTGCAGCGCGCATCGCGGCCATTGCACCTCGTGTGTCGTTCCGCTTCCTCGACAGCGCCAGTGGCGATGTCTCGAAGCTGCTGCAGGAGGATCAGATCGACGTGGCGTTGGAGCGCCCGCTGGACGTCGCCGAATGGGTCTCCAGCGTGCCGCTGTTCGGGTCGCCCTTTGCCATCATCGCGGCGAAAGACAATCCCGCGCTTCGCCATGCGGGGATCGCCGAGGGGGAAGAGGTGCCGCTCGACCTCTTCTGCGAGCTGCCGCACGCGCTGCGCTCCGTCGACGGCTCGATGTCGGGCTTCACCGACGACGCGCTGGGCAGGATGGGCCGGACGCGCCAAGTCACGCTCGCCTTGCCGCATTTCCAGGCCGTTGCGCTGGCCGTGGCGAGCGGATCCTATCTGGCCGCCGTTCCAAGACAGTTCGCGGCGGTGGCAGCGAAATCCTTGCCGCTCGGCATCTATCGGGCGCCGATTTCAATTCGTTCTCCGGCGGTGCGGATGTACTGGCACGCCCGCCGCGACGACGAGGCGCCGCATCGCTGGATCCGCGAGCAGATTCTGGACGAAATTGAGGCGCTTGGCTTCCGCAACCTGGATAACGAGGTCGGGGACTAG
- a CDS encoding DoxX family protein, producing the protein MFRNALLLISRLLLAALFVPSGFQALTNIAGTTSYFAGLGLPLPTLAAWGTGLFELIAGLLILIGFQTRIVALLLAAFSIVAGFIGHYGQGGDDATLAFLHQQMLMKDIAIAGGFLALAMAGAGAWSADGRSIGIGAEVT; encoded by the coding sequence ATGTTCCGCAACGCACTGCTTCTGATCTCGCGGCTCCTGCTTGCCGCGCTTTTCGTGCCGTCGGGATTCCAGGCACTCACCAACATCGCCGGCACCACCAGCTATTTCGCCGGCCTCGGCCTGCCGCTGCCGACTTTAGCCGCCTGGGGCACCGGCCTGTTCGAGCTGATCGCCGGATTACTGATCCTGATCGGCTTCCAGACGCGGATCGTGGCGCTGCTGCTTGCCGCCTTCTCGATCGTCGCCGGCTTCATCGGCCATTACGGCCAGGGCGGCGACGATGCGACTTTAGCCTTCCTGCACCAGCAGATGCTGATGAAGGACATTGCCATTGCCGGCGGCTTCCTGGCGCTCGCCATGGCCGGCGCCGGCGCCTGGTCGGCGGACGGGCGCAGCATTGGCATCGGCGCCGAAGTCACGTGA
- the betI gene encoding transcriptional regulator BetI, with protein sequence MSTWIRDAWIGPVKLTRLSDIRRKELRQAAFAVLEREGIAGATLEKVAAQAGASKGIVLHYFRNKQELFEHAMREANAVLRNAVVVRLRRARTPMERLHAVIEGNFEEHLFLPPLCHAWLSLCSEVPRDEKLARIQKVIHARMRSNLLSGLRDLASPDLADEIVLGVTALIDGLWLRLGLQPGSVTREQAVRQVKDYVAGRLALRRPATVEAGLRHTAG encoded by the coding sequence ATGTCAACATGGATTCGCGATGCATGGATCGGTCCGGTGAAACTCACACGTCTCAGCGACATACGCCGCAAGGAATTGCGGCAGGCAGCCTTCGCGGTGCTGGAGCGCGAGGGCATTGCCGGCGCGACGCTGGAAAAGGTCGCGGCCCAGGCCGGCGCCTCGAAGGGCATCGTGCTGCACTATTTCCGCAACAAGCAGGAACTGTTCGAGCATGCCATGCGCGAGGCGAATGCCGTGCTCCGCAATGCGGTGGTCGTCAGGCTTCGGCGCGCACGGACGCCGATGGAACGACTGCACGCCGTGATCGAGGGCAATTTCGAGGAGCATCTGTTCCTGCCGCCGCTCTGCCACGCTTGGCTGTCGCTCTGCTCCGAGGTGCCGCGCGACGAGAAGCTGGCGCGCATCCAGAAGGTCATCCACGCGCGCATGCGTTCGAACCTGTTGTCCGGCCTGCGCGACCTTGCATCGCCGGACCTAGCGGATGAGATCGTGCTCGGCGTCACCGCGCTGATCGACGGGCTGTGGCTCCGGCTCGGGCTGCAGCCGGGCAGCGTCACACGCGAACAGGCGGTCCGCCAGGTCAAGGACTATGTCGCGGGGCGGCTCGCCCTGCGCCGGCCCGCAACCGTCGAGGCTGGCCTCCGCCATACGGCGGGGTGA
- a CDS encoding NIPSNAP family protein, which yields MNIVRSAPRLASPIVELRQYTLRPGQRETLIALFDREFIVSQEATGMTIIGQFRDLHRPDMFVWLRGFDDMRARKDALSAFYGGPVWAEHRDAANATMIDSDDVLLLKPAWRDAGFDLSGLQRSAIAEAGKANPEGRLDSIIEISIHHLRPGMGAAFAERFRTEAIPQLAANGARLLGAFVSEHAENTFPRLPVRVGENVFIAVTGFGNKEALDRCQAALAASPAWRVFRKALEPSLTKPSQMLLLSPTSRSLVGR from the coding sequence ATGAACATCGTTCGAAGTGCCCCCCGCCTTGCCTCACCCATCGTCGAGCTTCGCCAATACACGCTGAGGCCAGGCCAGCGCGAAACGCTGATCGCGCTGTTCGACCGGGAGTTCATCGTGAGCCAGGAAGCGACCGGCATGACCATCATCGGCCAGTTCCGCGACCTCCACCGCCCCGACATGTTCGTCTGGCTGCGCGGCTTCGACGACATGAGAGCCAGAAAAGACGCGCTGAGCGCCTTCTATGGCGGGCCGGTCTGGGCCGAGCATCGCGACGCCGCCAACGCGACGATGATCGATTCGGACGATGTGCTGCTTCTGAAGCCGGCATGGCGGGATGCCGGCTTCGACCTGTCGGGACTGCAGAGGTCCGCCATCGCCGAAGCCGGAAAAGCAAATCCGGAAGGCCGCTTAGACAGCATTATTGAGATTTCGATTCATCATTTGCGCCCGGGTATGGGTGCTGCCTTCGCCGAGCGTTTCCGGACGGAAGCGATTCCGCAGCTTGCGGCAAACGGCGCACGCCTGCTCGGCGCCTTCGTCAGCGAGCACGCCGAAAACACGTTCCCGCGCCTGCCGGTGCGAGTTGGCGAAAATGTCTTCATCGCTGTCACTGGTTTCGGCAACAAAGAGGCGCTCGACCGATGCCAAGCCGCCCTCGCCGCTTCGCCGGCGTGGCGAGTCTTCCGGAAAGCTTTGGAGCCGAGCCTGACAAAGCCATCCCAGATGCTTCTGCTTTCGCCGACATCCCGATCGTTGGTGGGCCGGTGA
- a CDS encoding alpha/beta hydrolase: MRPAALDLPEHETEQDAWPSRKQFVDVGGLDAAYVEIAGSKPPLVLVHGFTDTSRSFSLLMPYLAGRRLIMPDLRGHGASQAREDCAVADFAEDIAGLIRRLRLDRPVLVGHSLGAMVSIALAARHPELIGGLVVVAGTLKTGFAPDHPLVAGVAALRDPIAPADPFYDWWHACGANVPRAFLAAMAQDASAMPTARWRAILEEIRRTDLTAAARAVRVRTLIIAGACDPLFGEAHQQALAEAVAGSRLVWAEHCGHNPHWEDPAFVAEVLSQTLRGS, encoded by the coding sequence GTGAGACCGGCGGCATTGGACCTGCCGGAGCACGAGACCGAGCAGGACGCCTGGCCTAGCCGCAAGCAGTTTGTCGATGTCGGCGGCCTCGACGCTGCCTATGTCGAGATCGCCGGTTCAAAGCCGCCGCTGGTGCTTGTGCACGGCTTCACCGACACCAGCCGCAGCTTTTCGCTGCTGATGCCGTATCTCGCCGGCCGCCGCCTGATCATGCCGGACCTGCGCGGCCACGGCGCTTCGCAGGCGCGTGAGGACTGCGCCGTCGCCGATTTCGCCGAAGATATCGCCGGACTGATCCGGCGCCTGCGGCTCGACCGGCCGGTCCTGGTCGGCCATTCGCTGGGAGCCATGGTGTCGATCGCGCTGGCAGCGCGGCACCCGGAACTGATCGGTGGGCTGGTGGTCGTGGCCGGCACTTTGAAAACCGGTTTCGCGCCGGACCATCCCCTCGTCGCCGGTGTCGCGGCGCTGCGCGATCCGATCGCCCCGGCCGATCCGTTCTATGACTGGTGGCATGCCTGCGGCGCGAACGTGCCGCGGGCCTTCCTTGCAGCCATGGCTCAGGACGCCTCGGCGATGCCAACGGCGCGATGGCGCGCCATTCTCGAAGAAATCCGCCGTACGGATCTGACCGCTGCAGCGCGGGCCGTGCGGGTCCGGACGCTGATCATAGCGGGTGCCTGCGATCCGCTTTTTGGTGAGGCGCACCAGCAAGCTTTGGCTGAAGCGGTAGCCGGCTCACGCCTCGTGTGGGCGGAGCATTGCGGCCACAACCCGCATTGGGAGGATCCGGCTTTCGTCGCCGAGGTCTTAAGCCAGACCCTTCGGGGCTCGTGA
- a CDS encoding TetR/AcrR family transcriptional regulator, with protein MRKKRTNDPAGMRRRVLDVAEESFQARGYHASSLGDLTAAAGVTGGALHHHFPTKKALALAVIEERVAAAVEETWIAPVRAASSAREGVRAVFEAVAAELERQGYVRGCPLNNLAHELSLADADFRTALAGIFAGWRRAIADKARADQQAGGEDGTDPDRFAVLAVAVYSGAMSMAKTAQDAGVLRECLKGLEGLQPSLGRLTGKRRRRMLLR; from the coding sequence ATGCGCAAGAAGCGCACCAACGACCCGGCAGGTATGCGCCGCCGGGTCCTCGATGTGGCGGAGGAGTCCTTCCAGGCGCGCGGCTATCACGCCTCGAGTCTCGGCGACCTGACGGCGGCGGCCGGCGTCACCGGCGGCGCGCTGCATCACCATTTCCCGACCAAGAAGGCGCTGGCGCTGGCGGTGATCGAGGAGCGCGTGGCGGCAGCGGTCGAAGAGACCTGGATCGCTCCGGTGCGGGCGGCGTCGTCGGCGCGTGAGGGCGTGCGCGCCGTGTTCGAGGCGGTGGCGGCGGAACTGGAACGGCAGGGCTATGTGCGCGGCTGCCCGCTCAACAATCTGGCGCACGAACTGTCGCTCGCCGACGCCGATTTCCGAACGGCCCTTGCGGGGATTTTTGCCGGCTGGCGACGGGCGATCGCCGACAAAGCGCGGGCCGATCAGCAAGCCGGCGGGGAGGACGGCACCGATCCCGACCGCTTCGCGGTACTTGCGGTAGCGGTTTATTCCGGCGCCATGTCGATGGCCAAGACCGCGCAGGATGCGGGTGTGCTGCGGGAATGTTTGAAGGGGTTGGAAGGCCTCCAGCCATCGCTAGGCCGACTGACAGGGAAGCGACGCCGTAGGATGTTGCTGCGATAG
- a CDS encoding cupin domain-containing protein: protein MINRTIAGKELLWFNNTLVAVQISSADGEDGVCVIEHRLPCGDSPPLHVHRNEDEIFHIIEGRMRFRIDDRERIVGTGETVITPKGLPHTFKVESPEGAHTLTITRGSDFETMVRMASRPAERPDLPPPAEPTPEMIETLTRICAENGIDIVGPPMG, encoded by the coding sequence ATGATCAACAGGACCATAGCAGGCAAGGAACTCCTTTGGTTCAACAACACGCTCGTCGCCGTCCAGATCTCGTCGGCCGACGGCGAGGATGGCGTCTGCGTCATCGAGCATCGCCTGCCCTGCGGCGATTCCCCGCCGTTGCATGTGCACCGCAACGAGGACGAGATCTTCCACATCATCGAGGGACGGATGCGTTTCCGGATCGACGACCGTGAGCGGATCGTCGGCACTGGCGAGACCGTCATCACGCCGAAAGGCCTGCCGCACACATTCAAGGTTGAATCCCCGGAAGGCGCGCATACGCTCACCATCACGCGTGGTTCGGATTTCGAAACGATGGTCCGCATGGCGAGCCGTCCTGCCGAACGGCCGGACCTGCCGCCGCCGGCGGAGCCGACGCCGGAGATGATTGAGACGCTGACAAGGATTTGCGCCGAGAACGGCATCGATATTGTCGGACCGCCGATGGGGTGA
- the ppx gene encoding exopolyphosphatase, with protein MISISQGRLQDRRPLSIIDIGSNSIRLVVYEGLARSPTLLFNEKMLAGLGRGIVSTGKLDPEAVTRSMEEFRRFRALSDQAGAEHMYVLATAAAREAINGPDFIHRAEDVLKTEIRVLSGRQEAHYSALGIISGFHPANGIAGDLGGGSLELIDINGEAIGDGITLPLGGLRLQDMAKNSLVQAQKIARQELARAKLLKGGQGRVFYAVGGTWRNLARLHMEMNNYPLGVMHHYEIAADSAQTFLRQVAKGEIEKVKGIEGVSKNRRSLLPYGAVVLQEIMAAMQPSKIVVSAQGVREGFLYSLLDAAEQKSDPLISAAEELAVLRSRSVHHAHDLVEWTGKAFKAFGIDETVDEARYRHAACLLADIGWRAHPEYRGRQSLNIIAHASFIGVDHPGRAYLALASAYRHDGIFSDGIAPEIKALAPSRMLERARVLAAMMRVVYLLTAAMPGVMPRLKWESRGNGALALVLPASLSDLYGERPAGRLAQLARITNRRLVLAVEGGPSVSVK; from the coding sequence GTGATTTCAATTTCCCAGGGCCGGCTCCAGGACCGGCGGCCGCTGTCGATCATCGACATCGGATCGAACTCGATCCGCCTTGTCGTCTATGAAGGGCTGGCGCGCTCGCCGACGCTGCTGTTCAACGAAAAGATGCTGGCCGGCCTCGGCCGCGGCATCGTTTCGACGGGCAAGCTCGATCCCGAGGCGGTGACGCGCTCGATGGAGGAGTTCCGGCGGTTTCGCGCGCTTTCGGACCAGGCCGGCGCCGAGCACATGTATGTGCTGGCAACCGCGGCGGCCCGCGAGGCGATTAACGGCCCGGACTTCATCCACCGCGCCGAGGACGTGCTGAAGACCGAGATCCGGGTGCTCTCAGGCCGCCAGGAAGCGCATTATTCGGCGCTCGGCATCATTTCCGGCTTCCACCCGGCCAACGGCATCGCCGGCGACCTCGGCGGCGGCAGCCTGGAGCTCATCGATATCAATGGCGAAGCGATCGGCGACGGCATCACGCTGCCGCTCGGTGGGCTGCGCCTGCAGGATATGGCGAAGAACTCGCTCGTCCAGGCGCAGAAGATCGCGCGCCAGGAACTGGCGCGGGCGAAGCTCTTGAAGGGCGGGCAGGGCAGGGTCTTCTACGCCGTCGGCGGCACCTGGCGAAACCTCGCCCGCCTGCACATGGAGATGAACAACTACCCGCTTGGCGTCATGCATCACTACGAGATCGCCGCCGACAGCGCCCAGACCTTCCTTAGGCAGGTGGCCAAGGGCGAGATCGAGAAGGTCAAGGGTATCGAGGGCGTCTCCAAGAACCGCCGCTCGCTGCTGCCTTACGGCGCCGTCGTGCTGCAGGAGATCATGGCGGCCATGCAGCCTTCCAAGATCGTCGTCTCGGCGCAGGGCGTGCGCGAGGGCTTCCTCTATTCGCTGCTTGACGCCGCCGAGCAGAAATCCGATCCGCTGATCTCGGCGGCCGAGGAATTGGCGGTATTGCGTTCCCGCTCGGTCCATCATGCGCACGACCTCGTCGAATGGACGGGCAAGGCCTTCAAGGCCTTCGGCATCGACGAGACGGTGGACGAGGCGCGCTATCGCCACGCTGCGTGCCTGCTCGCCGATATCGGCTGGCGCGCGCACCCGGAATATCGCGGACGGCAGTCGCTCAACATCATCGCGCATGCCTCCTTCATCGGCGTCGACCATCCCGGCCGCGCCTACCTGGCTCTGGCCAGCGCCTACCGCCATGACGGCATCTTCAGCGATGGAATCGCGCCGGAGATCAAGGCGCTGGCGCCGTCGCGCATGCTCGAGCGCGCCCGCGTGCTGGCGGCGATGATGCGCGTCGTCTACCTGCTGACGGCGGCGATGCCGGGCGTGATGCCAAGGCTGAAATGGGAAAGCCGCGGCAACGGCGCGCTGGCGCTGGTGCTGCCGGCCTCGCTCTCCGACCTCTATGGCGAGCGCCCGGCCGGCCGGCTGGCGCAACTGGCGCGCATCACCAACCGCCGCCTGGTGCTGGCGGTCGAAGGCGGTCCGAGCGTTTCCGTCAAGTAA
- a CDS encoding DoxX family protein → MSINTSAATAGTASNNSTTILLGRALLAVIFLLSGFGKLTAISGTAGYFGALGLPLPTVTAVVVGLIELVGGLAILVGFQTRVAAWVLAIFTIATGLVAHTGWADQMQMIQFLKNLAITGGFILLASSGAGAYSIDAKRG, encoded by the coding sequence ATGTCCATCAACACTTCCGCCGCTACCGCCGGCACCGCGTCCAACAATTCCACCACCATCCTGCTCGGCCGCGCCCTGCTTGCCGTCATCTTCCTGCTTTCCGGCTTCGGCAAGCTTACCGCCATTTCCGGCACCGCCGGCTATTTCGGCGCCCTCGGACTGCCGCTGCCGACCGTCACCGCCGTCGTCGTCGGCCTCATCGAGCTTGTCGGCGGCCTTGCCATTCTCGTAGGCTTCCAGACGCGTGTCGCCGCCTGGGTGCTCGCCATCTTCACGATCGCCACCGGGCTGGTCGCCCATACCGGCTGGGCCGACCAGATGCAGATGATCCAGTTCCTCAAGAACCTCGCCATCACCGGCGGCTTCATCCTGCTCGCCTCGTCCGGCGCCGGCGCCTACTCGATCGACGCCAAACGCGGCTGA